In Megalopta genalis isolate 19385.01 chromosome 7, iyMegGena1_principal, whole genome shotgun sequence, a single window of DNA contains:
- the LOC117219873 gene encoding odorant receptor 82a isoform X1, with translation MALRIPGLKKPVSVNIELFYDEAVLSWSKRLLSLSGLWPDNRNDVRFFFYITYVMTFTLLEIVTLLQNVHDLEKTLKNITLSFPTILIVLKAVMFRLNMHHVLPLLAVVKRDVAYGLYRSQEERRTVVWYNVAATMFSTSSALSLFFVPTLFYAKPIVSCLLSNYDNCTLPYELPMRVNPVYEITEMYTYVLFCICLIPTSMLLTIGATGSDSLLVTLNFYICSQLSILSRRVRNIDSDPQKHFSKMRPLVERHTELLGLATTLAETFSSLMFVQTVGLIFSLCIVIYQLLMTNESSGGDVNTIHFIIYSCAVVLLAFCYCFLGECLIAESTDIQDSCYFTNWYDLPNDYARSLMFCIARAQKPSYLTAGKFYVFSLETFGVIIKASMAYLSVLRGVM, from the exons ATGGCATTAAGAATTCCTGGATTGAAGAAACCAGTATCAGTGAATATAGAGTTATTCTACGACGAGGCGGTGCTGTCATGGAGCAAACGTCTCCTGAGCTTATCCGGTCTGTGGCCGGATAATCGGAACGACGTTCGGTTCTTCTTCTATATTACCTACGTCATGACATTCACCTTGCTGGAGATCGTGACGCTGTTGCAGAACGTGCACGACCTTGAGAAGACGCTGAAAAATATCACGCTATCGTTCCCGACCATCTTGATAGTACTGAAGGCCGTGATGTTTCGGCTGAACATGCATCACGTGTTACCTTTGCTGGCAGTCGTGAAAAGGGATGTAGCGTACGGCTTGTATCGGTCGCAGGAGGAACGGCGAACAGTGGTGTGGTACAACGTGGCCGCCACCATGTTCTCCACCTCGTCAGCCTTGTCTTTGTTCTTCGTGCCCACGTTGTTTTACGCGAAGCCGATCGTCAGCTGTCTTTTATCGA ACTACGATAATTGCACTCTTCCTTACGAGCTACCTATGAGGGTGAATCCTGTCTACGAAATAACGGAAATGTACACGTACGTGTTATTCTGCATCTGTTTAATACCAACGAGTATGTTACTAACAATCGGTGCAACTGGTTCGGATAGCCTTTTGGTGACACTGAACTTTTACATTTGTAGTCAACTCTCGATTTTATCTCGACGTGTTAGAAACATCGACAGCGATCCGCAGAAACACTTCTCAAAAATGCGACCACTTGTCGAACGACACACTGAACTACTGGG GTTGGCAACAACCTTGGCAGAAACGTTCAGTTCCCTTATGTTCGTGCAAACGGTGGGTTTGATATTCTCGCTGTGCATCGTGATCTACCAATTACTTATG ACAAATGAATCGTCTGGCGGAGACGTGAACACGatacattttattatatattcttgCGCAGTCGTGTTATTAGCATTTTGTTACTGTTTCCTGGGAGAATGTCTAATTGCGGag AGCACTGATATACAGGATTCCTGTTACTTTACGAACTGGTATGATTTACCTAATGATTATGCGCGATCCTTAATGTTTTGCATCGCCAGAGCCCAGAAGCCGTCGTACTTAACCGCTGGAAAGTTCTACGTGTTCTCGTTAGAAACATTTGGCGTC ATAATAAAAGCATCGATGGCGTATCTTTCAGTCTTGAGAGGTGTTATGTAA
- the LOC117219873 gene encoding odorant receptor 82a isoform X2: protein MALRIPGLKKPVSVNIELFYDEAVLSWSKRLLSLSGLWPDNRNDVRFFFYITYVMTFTLLEIVTLLQNVHDLEKTLKNITLSFPTILIVLKAVMFRLNMHHVLPLLAVVKRDVAYGLYRSQEERRTVVWYNVAATMFSTSSALSLFFVPTLFYAKPIVSCLLSNYDNCTLPYELPMRVNPVYEITEMYTQLSILSRRVRNIDSDPQKHFSKMRPLVERHTELLGLATTLAETFSSLMFVQTVGLIFSLCIVIYQLLMTNESSGGDVNTIHFIIYSCAVVLLAFCYCFLGECLIAESTDIQDSCYFTNWYDLPNDYARSLMFCIARAQKPSYLTAGKFYVFSLETFGVIIKASMAYLSVLRGVM, encoded by the exons ATGGCATTAAGAATTCCTGGATTGAAGAAACCAGTATCAGTGAATATAGAGTTATTCTACGACGAGGCGGTGCTGTCATGGAGCAAACGTCTCCTGAGCTTATCCGGTCTGTGGCCGGATAATCGGAACGACGTTCGGTTCTTCTTCTATATTACCTACGTCATGACATTCACCTTGCTGGAGATCGTGACGCTGTTGCAGAACGTGCACGACCTTGAGAAGACGCTGAAAAATATCACGCTATCGTTCCCGACCATCTTGATAGTACTGAAGGCCGTGATGTTTCGGCTGAACATGCATCACGTGTTACCTTTGCTGGCAGTCGTGAAAAGGGATGTAGCGTACGGCTTGTATCGGTCGCAGGAGGAACGGCGAACAGTGGTGTGGTACAACGTGGCCGCCACCATGTTCTCCACCTCGTCAGCCTTGTCTTTGTTCTTCGTGCCCACGTTGTTTTACGCGAAGCCGATCGTCAGCTGTCTTTTATCGA ACTACGATAATTGCACTCTTCCTTACGAGCTACCTATGAGGGTGAATCCTGTCTACGAAATAACGGAAATGTACAC TCAACTCTCGATTTTATCTCGACGTGTTAGAAACATCGACAGCGATCCGCAGAAACACTTCTCAAAAATGCGACCACTTGTCGAACGACACACTGAACTACTGGG GTTGGCAACAACCTTGGCAGAAACGTTCAGTTCCCTTATGTTCGTGCAAACGGTGGGTTTGATATTCTCGCTGTGCATCGTGATCTACCAATTACTTATG ACAAATGAATCGTCTGGCGGAGACGTGAACACGatacattttattatatattcttgCGCAGTCGTGTTATTAGCATTTTGTTACTGTTTCCTGGGAGAATGTCTAATTGCGGag AGCACTGATATACAGGATTCCTGTTACTTTACGAACTGGTATGATTTACCTAATGATTATGCGCGATCCTTAATGTTTTGCATCGCCAGAGCCCAGAAGCCGTCGTACTTAACCGCTGGAAAGTTCTACGTGTTCTCGTTAGAAACATTTGGCGTC ATAATAAAAGCATCGATGGCGTATCTTTCAGTCTTGAGAGGTGTTATGTAA